Proteins encoded together in one Terriglobus saanensis SP1PR4 window:
- the rsmG gene encoding 16S rRNA (guanine(527)-N(7))-methyltransferase RsmG, producing the protein MKVSSLLQPYLNAPLPDGVEEKLAQYLELILKWNARTNLTAVRDAEGIVRRHFGESLFLGGLLPEFSTLLDFGSGAGFPGIPVQLIRPLSKVTLAESQGKKASFLREAVRSLAIPSDVWAARVETMPESKTFDVVAMRAVDGMAAAIAVAVSKVRPGGQLALMLGREKMDLPEDFNWADPVAVPGDGGLILLGSRN; encoded by the coding sequence GTGAAGGTCTCCTCCCTCCTGCAGCCTTATCTCAATGCTCCCTTGCCAGATGGCGTGGAAGAGAAGCTGGCGCAGTATCTGGAACTGATTCTGAAGTGGAATGCCCGCACCAACCTGACAGCGGTGCGCGATGCCGAGGGGATCGTCCGACGTCACTTCGGGGAGAGCCTCTTTCTCGGCGGACTGCTTCCAGAGTTCTCGACTCTGCTTGATTTCGGTTCGGGAGCAGGCTTTCCCGGAATCCCCGTCCAGCTCATCAGGCCCCTAAGCAAAGTGACTTTAGCGGAGTCCCAGGGTAAGAAGGCCAGCTTTCTCCGAGAGGCTGTGCGCTCTTTGGCGATTCCCAGTGACGTCTGGGCGGCAAGAGTGGAAACCATGCCGGAGTCGAAGACCTTCGATGTCGTTGCGATGCGGGCCGTGGACGGAATGGCGGCTGCAATCGCGGTGGCGGTAAGCAAAGTACGTCCTGGGGGGCAGCTTGCCCTAATGCTGGGACGGGAGAAGATGGATCTGCCCGAAGACTTCAACTGGGCCGATCCTGTCGCGGTTCCCGGAGACGGCGGTCTCATTCTCCTGGGTTCTCGAAACTAG
- a CDS encoding ParA family protein: MSKILAVVNQKGGVGKTTTAINLAAALAMEGLPTLVVDCDPQANTTGGLGLGRDDARMSTYDVLVGNATIAEATVSTGIELLKAIPSSKNLIGANFELVNGERREFRLREALAVVKEQYPFIVLDCPPALDLLTLNSLVAADGLLVPMQAEYFALEGISELMSTLDKVVSAFNPTLVLEGVVLTMYDPRTSLSQQVSENLKKFFGDKLLQTTIPRNIRLAEAPSHGLSVMEYDPKSRGAEAYQELARELLKRNKVVSPREKERKASAGRPKEIRFWPYNK, from the coding sequence ATGAGCAAGATACTCGCAGTAGTCAATCAGAAAGGCGGCGTGGGAAAGACCACGACCGCGATCAATCTTGCGGCTGCGCTGGCGATGGAGGGGCTTCCGACCCTCGTCGTCGACTGCGATCCCCAGGCCAACACCACCGGCGGTCTCGGTCTGGGACGCGACGATGCCCGTATGTCGACCTACGACGTGCTCGTGGGCAACGCCACCATCGCCGAAGCCACTGTTTCCACGGGGATTGAACTGCTCAAGGCGATTCCTTCGAGCAAAAACCTGATCGGCGCGAATTTCGAGCTGGTTAATGGTGAACGGAGAGAGTTCCGCTTGCGGGAGGCCTTGGCCGTCGTGAAGGAACAGTATCCCTTTATCGTGCTGGACTGCCCCCCGGCGCTAGATCTCCTCACGCTGAACAGTCTTGTTGCGGCGGACGGCCTGCTGGTTCCGATGCAGGCGGAGTACTTCGCGCTGGAGGGCATTAGCGAGTTGATGAGCACGCTGGATAAGGTCGTGAGCGCTTTCAATCCCACACTTGTGCTCGAAGGCGTCGTCCTCACGATGTATGACCCGCGCACCAGCCTTTCCCAGCAGGTTTCGGAGAATCTCAAGAAGTTCTTCGGAGATAAGCTCCTGCAGACGACGATTCCGCGGAACATCCGGCTCGCCGAAGCTCCCTCCCATGGGCTTTCTGTGATGGAATACGATCCGAAATCCCGTGGAGCGGAAGCCTACCAGGAACTCGCGCGGGAGCTCCTGAAGCGCAATAAAGTAGTAAGTCCACGCGAGAAAGAGCGCAAAGCCTCTGCCGGGAGACCCAAAGAGATCCGTTTCTGGCCGTACAACAAGTAG
- a CDS encoding ParB/RepB/Spo0J family partition protein, whose product MSAAAVDKRRALGKGLESLLPSKPTPPPAVLPTLQAAEDTGKPKELRVDQIVPSRFQTRMRFDEAELKELAQSIAATGVVQPVVVRRMTDGRYELIAGERRWRASKMAGKETIPAVVRQASDEQAMEMTIVENLQRSDLNPMEQARAFDRLGREFALTQEQIAVRTGKERASVANFLRLLRLPPEVQDKVEAGELSFGHAKTLLALENEAQMAAAAKKVLALSMSVRQTETYIKGLLDPERKLGKVEPPPEVIDPNVREAQVALQRALGLKVRIEDKNGRGRVVIEYSRLTDFDTLFEMLTK is encoded by the coding sequence ATGAGTGCAGCAGCCGTAGACAAACGCAGGGCACTGGGCAAGGGACTGGAGTCTCTTCTGCCTTCCAAGCCGACGCCGCCTCCCGCAGTCTTACCGACACTGCAAGCGGCGGAAGATACCGGGAAACCGAAGGAGCTACGCGTCGACCAGATCGTACCCAGCCGCTTTCAGACCCGCATGCGTTTCGATGAGGCGGAACTGAAGGAGCTGGCTCAATCGATTGCCGCTACGGGTGTGGTGCAGCCGGTCGTCGTCCGTCGCATGACGGATGGCAGATATGAGCTGATTGCCGGAGAGCGACGTTGGCGCGCCTCGAAGATGGCAGGCAAAGAGACGATTCCGGCGGTCGTTCGCCAGGCCAGCGATGAGCAGGCGATGGAGATGACCATCGTCGAGAACCTGCAGCGCTCTGATCTCAACCCGATGGAACAGGCGCGGGCCTTTGATCGGCTGGGGCGCGAGTTCGCGCTGACACAGGAGCAGATAGCGGTGCGTACGGGAAAAGAACGCGCTTCGGTGGCGAACTTCCTGCGTTTGCTGCGACTTCCGCCCGAGGTGCAGGACAAGGTCGAGGCGGGTGAACTTTCGTTTGGGCATGCAAAGACGCTTCTGGCCCTCGAAAACGAGGCCCAGATGGCTGCGGCGGCGAAGAAGGTGCTTGCTCTTTCCATGAGCGTTCGTCAGACAGAGACCTACATCAAAGGCCTGTTGGACCCGGAGCGCAAGCTGGGCAAGGTTGAACCCCCGCCCGAGGTGATCGATCCGAATGTGCGCGAAGCGCAGGTGGCGCTGCAAAGGGCGCTTGGCCTGAAGGTGCGCATTGAAGACAAGAATGGAAGGGGCCGGGTCGTCATTGAATACTCCCGGCTGACAGATTTCGACACCCT